Proteins encoded within one genomic window of Camelina sativa cultivar DH55 chromosome 19, Cs, whole genome shotgun sequence:
- the LOC104766293 gene encoding protein TIC 22-like, chloroplastic isoform X1: protein MNSNIPSQSKHQNQLNNMQQSFSNLQSQCSSLLHNVSQKLNPNIFSALNSFRDQAKQALDSGISRFNPVSRSGNAPLWARISEGDGGGGGARTQVTAPVRGSSGKGLSADAIEERLAGVPVYALSNSNEEFVLVSGTSTGKSLGLLFCKEEDADTLLRQMKSMDPRMRTEGSKVVALALSKVFQLKVNGVAFRLIPESTQVKNALKERKTAGIDDDDFHGVPVFQSKSLILRSENMSYRPVFFRKEDLEKSLVRASSQQNRLNPALKPGDIQVAVFEDIVKEMKESTSSSWDDIVFIPPGFEVSTEQTQE, encoded by the exons ATGAATTCGAACATTCCCTCACAATCGAAACATCAGAACCAGCTTAATAATATGCAACAATCTTTCTCCAATCTCCAATCCCAATGCTCCAGTTTACTCCACAACGTTTCGCAAAAGCTTAACCCAAATATCTTCTCTGCTCTCAACTCGTTCCGAGATCAAGCTAAGCAAGCTTTAGATTCCGGAATCTCTCGCTTCAATCCCGTTTCTCGCTCTGGTAACGCTCCCCTCTGGGCGAGAATTTCTGAGGGCGACGGCGGCGGTGGTGGGGCGAGGACTCAGGTGACGGCTCCGGTTCGCGGTAGTAGCGGGAAAGGGTTATCAGCTGATGCTATTGAGGAGAGATTAGCGGGAGTTCCTGTTTACGCGTTGAGCAATTCGAATGAggagtttgttttggtttcggGTACTTCTACTGGGAAGTCTCtaggtttgttgttttgtaaaGAGGAAGATGCGGACACGCTTCTTAGACAGATGAAGAGTATGGATCCTCGTATGAGGACAGAAGGTTCTAAAGTTGTAGCTCTTGCTCTTAGCAAg GTGTTCCAGTTAAAAGTTAATGGTGTGGCATTTAGGTTGATTCCTGAGTCTACTCAAGTGAAAAATGCTCTCAAG GAAAGGAAAACAGCTGGTATCGATGATGATGACTTCCATGGTGTTCCTGTTTTCCAG TCAAAGAGCTTGATTTTACGAAGTGAAAACATGAGTTATCGCCCTGTTTTCTTCAGAAAG GAGGATTTGGAAAAATCCCTAGTACGAGCGTCCAGCCAACAGAACCGACTCAACCCTGCTCTGAAACCAGGCGATATTCAG GTTGCAGTATTCGAAGATATTGTCAAGGAGATGAAG GAAAGCACAAGTTCAAGCTGGGACGACATTGTGTTTATACCGCCTGGTTTTGAGGTTTCAACTGAACAAACCCAGGAGTAG
- the LOC104766293 gene encoding protein TIC 22-like, chloroplastic isoform X2 — protein MNSNIPSQSKHQNQLNNMQQSFSNLQSQCSSLLHNVSQKLNPNIFSALNSFRDQAKQALDSGISRFNPVSRSGNAPLWARISEGDGGGGGARTQVTAPVRGSSGKGLSADAIEERLAGVPVYALSNSNEEFVLVSGTSTGKSLGLLFCKEEDADTLLRQMKSMDPRMRTEGSKVVALALSKLKVNGVAFRLIPESTQVKNALKERKTAGIDDDDFHGVPVFQSKSLILRSENMSYRPVFFRKEDLEKSLVRASSQQNRLNPALKPGDIQVAVFEDIVKEMKESTSSSWDDIVFIPPGFEVSTEQTQE, from the exons ATGAATTCGAACATTCCCTCACAATCGAAACATCAGAACCAGCTTAATAATATGCAACAATCTTTCTCCAATCTCCAATCCCAATGCTCCAGTTTACTCCACAACGTTTCGCAAAAGCTTAACCCAAATATCTTCTCTGCTCTCAACTCGTTCCGAGATCAAGCTAAGCAAGCTTTAGATTCCGGAATCTCTCGCTTCAATCCCGTTTCTCGCTCTGGTAACGCTCCCCTCTGGGCGAGAATTTCTGAGGGCGACGGCGGCGGTGGTGGGGCGAGGACTCAGGTGACGGCTCCGGTTCGCGGTAGTAGCGGGAAAGGGTTATCAGCTGATGCTATTGAGGAGAGATTAGCGGGAGTTCCTGTTTACGCGTTGAGCAATTCGAATGAggagtttgttttggtttcggGTACTTCTACTGGGAAGTCTCtaggtttgttgttttgtaaaGAGGAAGATGCGGACACGCTTCTTAGACAGATGAAGAGTATGGATCCTCGTATGAGGACAGAAGGTTCTAAAGTTGTAGCTCTTGCTCTTAGCAAg TTAAAAGTTAATGGTGTGGCATTTAGGTTGATTCCTGAGTCTACTCAAGTGAAAAATGCTCTCAAG GAAAGGAAAACAGCTGGTATCGATGATGATGACTTCCATGGTGTTCCTGTTTTCCAG TCAAAGAGCTTGATTTTACGAAGTGAAAACATGAGTTATCGCCCTGTTTTCTTCAGAAAG GAGGATTTGGAAAAATCCCTAGTACGAGCGTCCAGCCAACAGAACCGACTCAACCCTGCTCTGAAACCAGGCGATATTCAG GTTGCAGTATTCGAAGATATTGTCAAGGAGATGAAG GAAAGCACAAGTTCAAGCTGGGACGACATTGTGTTTATACCGCCTGGTTTTGAGGTTTCAACTGAACAAACCCAGGAGTAG